Below is a genomic region from Campylobacter concisus.
GAGTCCATATTTTAGTGTAGTTGTACTAGCTGCACATCCATGGCAATGCCCTGTAAGTCTTACATAAATTTTGCCGTTTTTTATGCCAAGTAGTTCCATGCCACCGCCATCATTTTCAAGCATTGGTAATACCTTTTGCAAACTCGCACTAACTGGTTTTAAAAGTTCTTCATCGCTAAATGGGATCATATCTTTTCCTATTAAATTTTTGGGCTATTATAGCAAAATAAAAATGCAAAAAATAATGGCTATATTTTTGCTTAGTGCTAATTTTGCTTTGTAATTTAAACCTTTTTGATACGCCTAGTCAGCTTTAGTTTTTAAATATTTGAGCTAAAATTTAGTAAATTTTTGATTATAAGTTTTAGGATAAAAGGGCAAATTTCGCCCTTTTTGTTTAATCTATTAGAAGCGATTTTATATCTACTTTTTGCTCGATCATCTTGCTCTCAAGCATAAATTCTTGCGTAGCCTCAAGTGCTTTTATATCTTCAGGCGTGATCTTTGGACTAAAGTCATACTGCGGATACATACTCTTTACCGCCTCTATGCTAAGCCCGGTCTCTTCAGCTGTAAATTTTAATGCCTCTTCCTCATTTGCTTTCATAAAAGCTAAAATTTCATCTTGAGCCTTTTTAAATTTTTCAACTAGATCTTTATGCTTTTTGTAAAATTCTCCACTTGTGGCAGTAACGATGACTGGAGTGATGACGCCCTTGCCTGTTGTTACGACACTAAGTCCTGATTTTTTAGCATTATAAGCAGTTGGTCCAGCAAGAAGTGCTGCATCGACACTACCATTTTCAAGTGCAGCTTGTGCAGCTGGGATACCCATAGAAACGAACTCTACGTCATTTATGCCAAGTCCACCAAGAGCAAGATACCTAACCAAAAGCTCATTTAATATCGTGCCTTTTGGGCCTGCTATTTTTTTACCTTTTAAGTCTTTAGCAGTTTTTATGCCTTTATCTTTAGCAAATATCGCAAAAGCTTCAGGTGCTCTTGAATATGCACTTATGATCTTTATGTCAGCTTTATTTGCCGCGGCAAGTATGACTGAAGTTCCGCCAACGCAATTTAAAAACTGAAGTGAGTTTGAAGCGAGCGCTTGCGTTTGTTTCGCACCTGAGGTGATCTCGGAGTACTCGACTGGCATGCCAAAAGATTTAGCATAAAAGCCTTTAAATTTATCGACG
It encodes:
- a CDS encoding NrtA/SsuA/CpmA family ABC transporter substrate-binding protein is translated as MRKFFKILCAASLLCLVANASELDKIGMTYVKSPLNVPSIVDKFKGFYAKSFGMPVEYSEITSGAKQTQALASNSLQFLNCVGGTSVILAAANKADIKIISAYSRAPEAFAIFAKDKGIKTAKDLKGKKIAGPKGTILNELLVRYLALGGLGINDVEFVSMGIPAAQAALENGSVDAALLAGPTAYNAKKSGLSVVTTGKGVITPVIVTATSGEFYKKHKDLVEKFKKAQDEILAFMKANEEEALKFTAEETGLSIEAVKSMYPQYDFSPKITPEDIKALEATQEFMLESKMIEQKVDIKSLLID
- a CDS encoding NifU family protein; protein product: MIPFSDEELLKPVSASLQKVLPMLENDGGGMELLGIKNGKIYVRLTGHCHGCAASTTTLKYGLERQLRMDIHPELEVVNIPIGEEFDIDRL